The segment aactgaagttatgaagttatttagataggaaaagcagttttttaaacgtccttgggtgggaggagttttactctggggaaaactgtcaacctcaccactgatttatgagaggggctgggtttaggttgtgttcaatgggaaataattgtataagaaccaggctcagcctattgCTATTGTTTTTCGTgtcttttgtgattttcaagattgctgtatgaactgctagtcacgatttctgactatttcatcatttccatcttaagtgagtgtccatattttgtctgttatttgtataatctgttgtgttcacctgtttcaaggaataaattacattttatcatatctaagcctcgttcagttcaacccagtgatatttggtgtgtattattaatagcctgttacaaagCTATCGTCACAATCAGTACCCTGTTTGGACACTTTCAGTTTGTGCATGGATTAAATTCCAATTTAGTGGATTTGCACGCTCGGATCAGTATGGGAGAAAGCTACTTACAGAGTTTCTGGAAGGGTCGACCAAGGCAGGATAACGAGAGCCCAGAATATATTACAGGTACAGTTGGGATGCTGCTGTGAAAACAAAATTGTGATCATTTAAAAGATGATTATGGTGATATTGATGAGCCTGTGATTAAGACAAAAATGGagatataccctatttcctcgattctaagacgcacccttgatttaattaaaaaaaattggaggGGAAACCCCCACTACtaaatgtgcagatttttttttaaccagcaGACAATAGCATACATTTCTCTACACTAAAGAAAggcagacagagaatggggagagagagagacggtatCGGATAagcggagagaggagggggagggagagaatggaggtcacacagacacacacacacttctaccacCCCGCCGGACCGCTGATAGTCGCGCCCGGGAGAGGGAGGCAGATGGGAGAAACAGCCAGCGGCACCTCTACAACCGCACTGCCCAGCTGATGgttgccccggggagggggggggggtgggagaggcggcCGGCACCTCCACCGTCACACCACCCAGCTGATAGTCGTCGGGGGGAATGGGAGGAACGGCAATGGGAGAGGCAGCCCAGTTGCACCGCTGGGCAGCTGGCAGTCacactgggggggaagggggggcaatgGGAGACGCAGCCAGCACTTCAACCAGCTGCCAATTACACCAGCTTTTGGTAAGCGCCCCCTagaagttttgtttttttaaactgattctaagacgcatcccaATTTTACATATGTGTAAATGGgggaaaaaggtgcgtcttagaatagAGGAAATACGGTAGGTGAGTTGTGCGTATGGGGTATAGATTTATGTATGGGTGTTTTACAAGCTCCCGCTAGTTACGGTGAATTAAACCAGTATAAGATTGGTAACTATTGGTTTATGGGTTAGTAGAGGAtcttggggggaaaaaacaaatggaataaataaaatatagtCTGTGTCTCAGCAGCGGGTCGGTGTGTGGTATCAGGTGCAGCTCACCCTGCTAACCCCCTTACATGGCACTGGCAATTAACGTGTTAAATAAGGGGAAGTTTTCAAATATGCTTTAATTATGGTGAGTGTGTACGTACTaagacaggagtggccaactccagtcctcaagggccaccaacaggttggcttttcaggatatccctgcttcagcacagatggctcaatcagtggctcagtcaaaaacagccactgattgagcgacctttgctgaagcagggatatccataaaacctgatgAATTAGttgcccctgaggactggagtttcccgcCCCTGAGCTAATGTATTATTTAACCACTACACCTCCCCAGTCAGTGAAGAAATCAAAAAATCAACAATACAATGTGTAGTGACCCCAGTAAAAATGATCAGATCTCCCTGGATCAATGTTTTATACCTTTCCTTGATGTCTAACCTTTTCCTGaatatatctactgtatctgccattaGTCTCCATGGGTAGTTAATCTCACATTGTCACTGCTCCCACTGTACAGATCCCTATCCTacgctgctggtgaaatctcatttcaaGGGATGTGTGTAATTTGTACTGTCCTTAGGACACCCTGTCCCTTCCAGCTCCTCTTCTTCCACCCCAAGGATCTCTATCCAACCACAGAGTCGCACAGGAAAGCGGAACCTACCTATGCCTGCCCCAGGAGCCCCCAAGGAGGGGAACGTACCAGCCTGCGCGCCCCCTCGCCCCTTCCTCCACTTAATTTCATCCAGGGTTTTAATGCCAAAGTTTAAACCAACGTCTGCAGGGGGGAGAATTAGAGATCACTTAATTATAATGCAGCGTTCAGGGATTCAGTTATCAAGAAGTTGTAGTACTGTGTAAGACAAGCGGCACACgtcaggggacaggggacaggtgAGTCTGAGCCATTTGATGCATTCGATCGGTGATAACAATGAgcacttttctattaaaatacCAATTTTGGGGGTCCTGAACCTCCAAATCTGTGTTTTCTCCTGCAAAAGGAGGATTACTACTGCACACTATATATTGCAAAATCTTTCGTATTTACCGGTGCACTTGCGTTGAAAGAAGTCCTGCTGGAAATCCAAAACATACACTGATATAAGaataaatgtgaaaaaataaGGGAATGACCCCACAAGTGTCCTGATACTACAAAACTTGCTATTGCATAAACAGGCCCATATGTCCTGTGAGTTGTATCACGGAGGTGACCAAATACTGCAGTCAGGTATAAAGCATAATAGTTAAATGAATCAGGCACACGTGAATAGACTAAACTGGGGTGGGGGCTAGAAGGCAGTAACTGATGGAGGTACAGGGCGACACATGAATAAACATGCCGCCGACTAAATCACCAAATAGGAAACACAGAAACTTCTGCCCTTACCGAATCCCCGTGTCAAACGAAGTGCTCCTTAAATCAGCTGGCTGGTATCCGCAACACGTGCTTGAAATGCCGTGTGTGCTGGTGTAGAACTGCGTCTCCTGCTGCAGGGAAGTCTGCGTGCTCCAGCCGGTCACATGGAAAGTCGTAACAAACGAGAATGCAAGCGGTCACTGCTATCCCTCCGTAGCCCCAACCAAGCGTGGTAGaatcaaaaaaactttattggttcAAAAACATGAACATGGATAAacctctaaggctgcggtcccagtgactgccacagcgcacgcctcggcgtgcactgtgcgcacaaacaacggccccccagtcactcagggctgagtacatgcgtcggcgcacattcagcagccgcgctgtactgcaagattccacacactcaaaaaaaattgtgtgcggaacttgcgacggagccgtggccacgcccccaccggcggttcagccaatgagggcgaaccagccgtgtgaggtcatggccacgcccctgcaaaaacccaaacacgccccctcccgtcgcaacctcttcctctctcctgagaccgcagatcgcggttactgggaccgcagcctaacgcgtttcatcccttctACGGAGTGATAGCAGTGACCGCTTGGATTCTCGTTTGTTACTGATATAAGAATAACACAAGGCACTGCGGATGTTTCTAAATGCTATTTAATGAGCCAAAAACTTAGCAAAGTTCCGATCAAAGCCACTCACCACTTGAAAAAGACCGTTTTGGGCGAAACGTCGCTAAGTTTTTGGCTCATTAAATAGCATTTAGAAACATCCGCAGTGCCTTGTGTTATTCTTATATCAGTGTACTCTCCTTAGACGCTGACATCTCTGTAATATAGAAGTCATATAATTGtacaaattataaatatagttgacaATAtataacttagattgtaagctcttcagggcagggactcattttcatattgttacttttatgtctgaagcgcttattcccattatgtgttatattattatgtcacgtgtattactgctgtgacgcgctgtgtacataaagatatatatatatatatatatatatatatatatatatatatatatatatatcttgcagAGGCATGGAGCAGAGATTAATATCACatgactgactaacacacacacacacacacacacacacacacacacacacacacacacacacacacacacacacgttagtcATGTGATATTAGCCTCTACAGGTCACTGAAAAGTGCATCTCTTGTCCCACTATATTTTGATGTCAAATCCACAAAACTCACCCCTTCGTGTTACTAATAATAAAGTGTGGGCATTTGGGCCGGTTGCCCAAATCAAACATGGCCCCCGCACAGCCTGGCTCTTTCAGGTCACGTGCGAAGAAACAAGCCCCGGCCTTCAACAGGAATCCTCCAGCTTCTGCGTTTCCGTTTCCGGAGGTTGCAAGGCGCTGCTGCTTCCGTTTCCGGCTTTCTTGGCGCACACGCGACGGCGACAGACATGGCGTACCGCGGTCAAACGGGGCAGAAAGTGCAGAAGGTGATGGTGCAACCTATCGTATCCTTTCCTGTCGCGATATCGCGCTGCGGCAGCGCTCGGGGGCAGCATAGTTATCGTGCTATGTGCGAGCGGGCTCAGTCTCTGGCACATATATAGGTCGTGCTATATATAATTGTGTGAGGCACAGTAGGCCGTGTGTCTGTACACATATAGAGCAATTTAAATATGTACAtgtttgtatatgtgtttatTTTCTGTGTGTTCTTATTCCTTTTATGGGACCAACATTGGGGTTCTTCATACATCATAAAATATGTTTCCaagcctcacaggtctcttcttcacgtgtacagagctttacaagcctcacaggtctcttcttcacgtgtacagagctttacaagcctcacaggtctcttctgccACTGTATACATTATAATTTCACAAGCTGGGCTAAGAAGCAGCTTTACTGTTCACCCCAAATAGTAACGCTGTGCAGGTACCACTGCAGTGGAAGCAACACCCTGCCTGATACTCAGAGATCAACCCCAGAAGTGATGTCCTCTCCAGATAATGATTATCTTCAGCAAAGGTTTATCCCTTAACTTGTTTTCATCAGAACCTCATCTTCCGATATCTGCAGAATGTGAGTATCTCTGGCTTCTCTTTGCCTGCTCTTGCTTTTCCCCCGCTCCTCGTCTTCCCTGACTTTCTTCTCCCCATCCCTCTTCTCTCCTTTCTGTTCTCTGAGACGTGCGCTCGCGTCTCCCTGCTACATGCTGTCTGACCCACCTACgtgtgattattatttttttccccagagGTCACGGATCCAGGTGTGGCTGTATGAGCAAGTGAACATGCGTATAGAAGGCTGCATCATTGTGAGTATCACATTCCTGCACTGTCCCCACTTTTCACCTTGGTGCGGTAATCATGCACAAATCTCTTGTCACCGGCCACTTTGCATTGAGACTCCACTGTCCTCTCAgactgcggccaggcagggagcgagcacACTGGCGCTCGTGTGCGGTAATGTCACGCGCTCTGCTTGGCTGTGCTTTTCCTGGCCAGCTagccatgatgtcacggagcaggttcgccctcattgggcgaactgctcacgtgacgctcCAGTGAGCGACACAATTAAACTTACaggctcacgctggccacacacattgcaacaatgtgtttcatcgccgCGAGCGCGCCCGCTCAGTCACCCTGGGCGAGGCCTCAGGTGTCTTGTCTGCCCAATTGGTTTTACTTTATATGAAGTTGCATTCCTCTTGTTAAAGATTTCAGCCCCATTCATCTGACAGGTGCTTAAATCTTCCCAGTCCAGGTGGCAAATGTCAACAGACAACCATTGGATGTATAGTTATAGAACAATAAATCTTTGCCCCATTGGTTACCCTCACACCTAAGTGCCTCTGCTCTTCATAGTGATATGTTTGTATGGAGTGGTGAGAGGGATGCTTGTGTGTTTATCACACACCTCACTACCTTTCTCTTGCTCAGGGTTTTGATGAATACATGAATCTAGTGCTGGACGACGCTGAGGAAATTCACTTCAAAACCAAGTCTCGGAAGCAGCTGGGTGAGTAGCCGACCAGTCCGCAAACTCCTCGGGCCTCTCCGGCCTTCCTCTCCCGGTACAAAGCAGCCGGAAGTCCCATCTGCCTGTCACACAAGCAAACTCGGCCCAATGATTTGTGGTAGATCAGGAACTCATATGTTGGTCAGAAATGTAAGAGAATTTAAGCAAATGtgcgtatatattttttatatatatatatcttttatatataGCGCTATCCAGGTACgtggcgcttcacagcagtaatacgtgacATTATTATAACACGGTGCGCAAACTTTGTgctgcgcgccccccccccccacctaggaACCGGTGCTAAATGACGCCGCGTCATTTGatgtgcgttgccatggcaacacgttaCCCGAAGCcaaggtaaataaattacaaaggCCTTGCGtgctccctggcatttaatttaaatgctttgaggaagtgcgtggggcctctgtaaccgccgcagcCTCCCCCAAAAACATCTTGCGCACTCCTGTTATATAATAGTGGGAATAaacgcttcagacatgaaagtaagaTTAGGAAAAGGCGTCCCTGCCCGAACAGGTTACCCATTTCCAGCGCTGTTCTGGGGCAGTAAGGCCCGTGTTTAAGAATGGCCAAAATAAGTCATCTTAATATCTAAACGTTGCCATGACAAGATGATCCAAAAACAACCCTTATAATGAGCGTGCCGTGCTGAACAGTTCAGTCTTCATCTTCTATTTACTCTGCTTCGTGCACAGAAATCTCCCATGTGCCTGGGATTAAATTGCAAGGTCTCCTGACCAGGAATCCCTCTTTCTATTTGCAGATCTTGTAATATtatctctctccccgccccttgTTTCTTTGCAGGCAGGATAGTAATAGTCTCTGTTTATCTTGCAGGTCGCGTCATGTTAAAAGGAGACAATATAACTTTGCTTCAGAGCGTCCTGACTTAGGAACCTTTCACATCCGTGGatttgaagatttttttttgttttttttgttatactATTTGAAGACTCTGGATTCTTCATAACCCCTGCAAAAAGGAAACCACTTGTAAAGTGAACTGTTGTGATTATTTTAGCCTCTGGCTCTGTGTAAACATCCTGTTTCttttttgataaaaaaaaaaggttatgcACGTGACTGTATTCTGTGTCAGAGGCCTGCAGAACATCTCGCCGCTGGCATTGtctccctggttacaaacacatgCAACGATTATTGCTAAGCCCTCAGCGGATGTGCCGTGTCCAGTTCGTGTGACCATATCAACAGAAGGACATAAGATGTTGTATAAAGAGCTATTCAAATTATAAAGCTATCGGGGAGGCATCAAGCCCTTAATATATGAAGCTTGGGGGGGATTGAAACGcaaatatataaagggttaaaccAGGTGCAGGTGGGAAGCATGTTTTGGAGAAAGAGGAGTGCAGGAACAAGAGGTTCTTTGAAGGTAGAGGGTGGCAGACTCGGGAAGTGGTGAGGAAAGGGCTTGGTCACGGAAAGGGCAGGAGTCGGGATGGTCTCCCAGCAGAAGTGGGAGAGGATAATAAAGAAAGGGAATAAATAAAATGCATGGGATAAGAACCAGAAGAGGATTTAAAGGTACAGCCGGGTTTTGTTAGGGGTGGAGGGAGTTTCTTAGGTATTGCTTGTACACAGCTCTTTGAAACCTTTGTTACTTTTGAACAAGAGGACATCACATTGTATTTGTTACCTCATCTTGTCACTTCTATTGTGCAGACATTGAAGCAGACACCTCCAGAGTGCAATCCTGGCAGTGACTGATGCGATGCCCAATGCAGGGAGAGAAAAAGGGGGTTAGCTATGAAGAAACGATGTTGGTTGCCTGGGCTGATGactactttttttgggggggggggggggttgtgggtgggaATTACAATGGCTGTCAGAGTCATTGCGTGCAAGTCTGTGAATAAGGGTAAAGTTGGCTCGCCAATTTATTTTCC is part of the Ascaphus truei isolate aAscTru1 chromosome 9, aAscTru1.hap1, whole genome shotgun sequence genome and harbors:
- the SNRPE gene encoding small nuclear ribonucleoprotein E, whose translation is MAYRGQTGQKVQKVMVQPINLIFRYLQNRSRIQVWLYEQVNMRIEGCIIGFDEYMNLVLDDAEEIHFKTKSRKQLGRVMLKGDNITLLQSVLT